A window from Citrobacter amalonaticus encodes these proteins:
- a CDS encoding dimethyl sulfoxide reductase anchor subunit family protein: MGSGWHEWPLMIFTVFGQCVVGGFIVLALALMKGDLRAETQQRVITCMFALWVLMGIGFIASMLHLGSPMRAFNSLNRVGSSALSNEIASGSIFFAVGGIGWLLAVLKKLSPALRNLWLLLTMVLGVLFVWMMVRVYNSIDTVPTWYSVWTPLGFFLTLLMGGPLLGYLLLRVAGVDGWAMRLLPAVSLLALVVSAIMSVMQGAELATIHSSIQQASALVPDYGALMAWRIGVLALALCCWIVPQLKGYQPAVPLLSVAFILLLVGELIGRGVFYGLHMTVGMAVAS, from the coding sequence ATGGGAAGTGGATGGCATGAATGGCCGCTGATGATCTTCACGGTCTTCGGACAATGTGTGGTCGGTGGCTTCATTGTCCTGGCGCTGGCGCTAATGAAAGGCGACCTGCGGGCCGAAACGCAACAGCGCGTGATTACCTGCATGTTTGCGCTGTGGGTGCTGATGGGGATTGGCTTTATCGCATCTATGCTGCACCTTGGCTCGCCAATGCGGGCGTTTAACTCGCTTAACCGTGTCGGTTCATCGGCGCTGAGTAATGAAATTGCCAGCGGTTCGATTTTCTTTGCGGTTGGCGGGATCGGCTGGCTGCTGGCGGTGTTGAAAAAGCTCTCTCCGGCTCTGCGTAACCTGTGGTTGCTGCTGACGATGGTGCTGGGTGTACTGTTCGTCTGGATGATGGTGCGCGTCTATAACAGCATTGATACCGTACCGACCTGGTACAGCGTCTGGACGCCGCTGGGCTTCTTCCTGACTCTGCTGATGGGGGGGCCACTGCTGGGCTATCTGCTGCTGCGCGTGGCGGGAGTCGATGGCTGGGCGATGCGTCTGTTGCCTGCGGTTTCACTGCTGGCGCTGGTGGTCAGTGCCATCATGTCGGTGATGCAGGGCGCAGAACTGGCGACCATTCACAGCTCTATTCAGCAGGCTTCTGCGTTGGTACCTGACTACGGGGCGTTGATGGCCTGGCGGATTGGGGTGCTGGCGCTGGCCTTGTGCTGCTGGATTGTTCCGCAGTTGAAAGGGTATCAGCCTGCGGTTCCGCTGCTGTCAGTGGCCTTTATTCTGCTGCTGGTGGGAGAACTGATTGGTCGCGGCGTATTCTACGGTCTGCATATGACCGTCGGTATGGCGGTTGCCAGCTAA
- the ycaC gene encoding isochorismate family cysteine hydrolase YcaC, with protein sequence MTRPYVRLDKNDAAVLLVDHQAGLLSLVRDIDPDKFKNNVLALGDLAKYFKLPTILTTSFETGPNGPLVPELKAQFPDAPYIARPGNINAWDNEDFVKAVKATGKKQLIIAGVVTEVCVAFPALSAIEEGFDVFVVTDASGTFNEITRHSAWDRMSQAGAQLMTWFGVACELHRDWRNDIEGLATLFSNHIPDYRNLMTSYDTLTKQK encoded by the coding sequence ATGACCAGGCCTTATGTTCGTCTCGATAAAAATGACGCAGCGGTTCTTCTGGTGGATCACCAGGCCGGATTGCTGTCACTGGTCAGGGATATTGACCCTGATAAATTCAAAAACAACGTGCTCGCGCTGGGTGATTTAGCCAAATACTTCAAGCTGCCTACCATCCTCACCACCAGTTTCGAAACCGGACCAAACGGCCCGCTGGTCCCCGAATTAAAAGCCCAGTTTCCTGATGCCCCGTACATTGCGAGGCCAGGGAATATCAACGCCTGGGATAATGAAGACTTCGTGAAGGCCGTCAAAGCCACGGGGAAAAAGCAGTTGATCATTGCGGGTGTAGTGACCGAAGTTTGTGTGGCATTTCCGGCGCTGTCAGCCATTGAAGAAGGTTTTGATGTCTTCGTCGTCACCGACGCGTCGGGTACGTTTAATGAAATTACCCGTCATTCGGCGTGGGATAGAATGTCGCAGGCCGGTGCTCAGCTCATGACATGGTTTGGTGTGGCCTGTGAACTGCACCGTGACTGGCGTAATGATATTGAGGGGTTGGCGACGCTGTTCTCCAACCACATTCCGGATTATCGCAACCTGATGACCAGCTACGATACGTTGACTAAACAAAAATAG